The genomic interval ACGATCACCGAAAATGGCGACTGGTGCGGGAATTGCCGTGTTGGGGATCGCGTCACCCAAAGCCAGCACCTTGGTGATGGGGTCTTCGGCCACGACCGAGGCCGGGATGTCCTCGTCGGCGATCTGGTAGACGAAAGAGCCGTTGGCGCCATTTTCGAGCAGGCGGCGGACCAAATAGGCCAGCAGGTCCTTGTGCGCGCCGACGGGGGCGTAGATGCGGGTGCGGGTGCCGTGATTGGTTCGCAGTACTTCGTGCAGGCGTTCGCCCATGCCGTGCAGGCGCTGGAACTCGTAGGTGTCGTTGTAACGTCCAGCCTCGGCCGCCAGATGCAGCACGGCGCTTGCCGTGTGAGCATTGTGGCTGGCAAATTGCGGGTAGATGTTGGACGAGGCGAACAGCTTGCGCGCCGCAGCGATATAGCTGATGTCGGTCGACGACTTGCGGGTGAAGACCGGATAGCCGTCCAACCCCATGACCTGAGCGCGCTTCACCTCGGCGTCCCAATAGGCGCCCTTGACGAGGCGAACCATGATGCGGCGATCAAGCGACTTGGCGGTCGCGTCGAGCCAATCGATCAGCGGCAGCACGCGCTTGCCATAGGCCTGCACCACCACGCCGAAGCCATCCCAGCCCGCCAGTTCTGGCGTGGCGAGAACGTCATGGATGATATCGAGCGACAGGTCGAGCCGGTCGGCTTCTTCGGCGTCGATGTTGAAGCCCATGTTCGCATTTTTGGCGGCGATGGCGAGTTTGCGAGTCGCATCAACGAGTTCGACCATGACGCGTTCGCGCTGCGCGAACTCGTAGCGCGGGTGCAGCGCCGAGAGCTTAACTGAAATGCCGGGATTATCGCGCACCGATGGCGCGGCGCAATGAGGTGCCAGGCTGGCAATGGCGCGGCTGTATGCGTCGAAATAGCGCACGGCGTCGGTGCTGGTACGGGCGGCCTCGCCCAGCATGTCATAAGAATAGCGATAGCCGAGCGCTTCGGGCTTTTTCGCATTGGCGATGGCTTCATCGATTGTGCGGCCGAATACGAACTGGCTGCCCAGCAGGCGCATGGCCTGACCGACGGCGGTGCGGATCACGGGTTCGCCCAGACGGGCGATAGCACGATGCAGTGCGTTCTTGGGGCCAACTTCTGGATCGCCGAGAACGTCAGCAGTGAGGCTCAGGGCCCAGCTGGAAAAATTGACGAGCTGGTTGGAGGAACCGCCGAAATGGCTGGCCCAGTTGGAGCCGCCCACCTTGTCGTGGATCAGCGCATCGACAGTTTCGGCGTCAGGCACGCGCAGCAGTGCTTCGGCCAGCGACATCAGCGCCACGCCTTCGTCGGTCGCCAGACCATACTCGGCGAGGAACGACTCCATCAGGCCAAGCCGGTTGCCCTTTCGCACCGTGGCGACGAGGTTTTCGGCGTGGGTGGATATGGCCTTGCGGTCGGCCTCGGTGAGGCCAGTATCGGCGATGAGCTGGCGGACGAGCTTGGTTTCGTCGGCGAGGTTGTGGTCGCGGAGAGACTGGCGGGCGGCGGTGATGTCGGTCATGGCGCTCTGAGCTTTGTGAACCCTCATCCTGTGCAGGAGGGCTGCTGATTGCGCAGCACATTGCCAGATGTTTGACAGGCGTTTCGCCTGATTTTGTGGCACCTACGCGCGTTCAGCGGTATGTTGAGCGTCCAGACCGAGACAAACCACCATGAAAACCGTCACCTACGAGACATTAGACCAGATTGATCGGCATATCCTCGATGAATTGGCCAAGGATGGACGGATCAGCGTGGCCGAGCTTAGCCGAAGGGTAAACCTGTCCAAGACGCCATGTCAGGCACGGATCGCGCGGCTGGAGAAGTCTGGCTATATCCTGGGCTATCGCGCGGTGATCGATCCCAAGCGCCTGGGGCTGCCGCATGTGGCTTTTGTCGAGGTGAAG from Devosia sp. 2618 carries:
- a CDS encoding Lrp/AsnC ligand binding domain-containing protein, whose product is MKTVTYETLDQIDRHILDELAKDGRISVAELSRRVNLSKTPCQARIARLEKSGYILGYRAVIDPKRLGLPHVAFVEVKLSDTRKAALAAFNKAVRAIPEVEQAHMIASSFDYLLKVRTKDIADYREVLGERISALPHVAHTSTHVSMEAVKGDEE